In Tenrec ecaudatus isolate mTenEca1 chromosome 4, mTenEca1.hap1, whole genome shotgun sequence, a single window of DNA contains:
- the PRPF19 gene encoding pre-mRNA-processing factor 19, which yields MSLICSISNEVPEHPCVSPVSNHVYERRLIEKYIAENGTDPINNQPLSEEQLIDIKVAHPIRPKPPSATSIPAILKALQDEWDAVMLHSFTLRQQLQTTRQELSHALYQHDAACRVIARLTKEVTAAREALATLKPQAGLIVPQAVPSSQPSVVGAGELMDLGELVGMTPEIIQKLQDKATVLTTERKKRGKTVPEELVKPEELSKYRQVASHVGLHSASIPGILALDLCPSDTNKILTGGADKNVVVFDKSSEQILATLKGHTKKVTSVVFHPSQELVFSASPDATIRIWSVPNASCVQVVRAHESAVTGLSLHATGDYLLSSSDDQYWAFSDIQTGRVLTKVTDETSGCSLTCAQFHPDGLIFGTGTMDSQIKIWDLKERTNVANFPGHSGPITSIAFSENGYYLATAADDSSVKLWDLRKLKNFKTLQLDNNFEVKSLIFDQSGTYLALGGTDVQIYICKQWTELLHFTEHSGLTTGVAFGHHAKFIASTGMDRSLKFYSL from the exons ATGTCCCTCATCTGCTCCA TCTCCAATGAAGTGCCAGAGCACCCGTGTGTGTCCCCCGTCTCTAACCACGTGTACGAGCGGCGGCTCATTGAGAAGTACATCGCCGAGAATGGCACCGACCCCATCAACAACCAGCCTCTGTCCGAGGAGCAGCTGATTGACATCAAAG TTGCTCACCCGATCCGGCCCAAGCCGCCCTCGGCTACCAGCATCCCGGCCATTCTGAAGGCCCTGCAGGATGAATGG GACGCTGTCATGCTGCATAGCTTCACACTGCGCCAGCAACTGCAGACCACGCGCCAGGAGCTGTCCCACGCGCTGTACCAACATGACGCTGCCTGCCGTGTCATCGCTCGGCTTACCAAGGAGGTCACTGCCGCCCGAGAAG CGCTGGCCACCCTGAAGCCACAGGCTGGACTCAtcgtgccccaggctgtgcccagCTCGCAGCCCAGCGTCGTG GGTGCAGGCGAGCTGATGGACCTAGGTGAGCTGGTGGGCATGACCCCCGAGATTATCCAGAAG cttcaAGACAAGGCCACTGTGCTCACCACGGAGCGTAAGAAG AGAGGAAAGACTGTACCTGAGGAGCTGGTGAAGCCGGAAGAACTCAGCAAATACCGGCAGGTGGCGTCTCACGTG GGCTTGCACAGTGCCAGCATTCCAGGGATCCTGGCCCTGGACCTCTGCCCCTCGGACACCAACAAGATCCTCACTG GTGGGGCAGACAAAAACGTTGTCGTCTTCGACAAGAGTTCCGAGCAGATCCTGGCCACCCTCAAAGGCCATACGAAGAAAGTCACCAGCGTGGTGTTTCACCCTTCCCAG GAGCTGGTGTTCTCTGCCTCCCCGGATGCCACTATCAGGATTTGGTCCGTCCCCAACGCCTCTTGTGTCCAGGTGGTTCGGGCCCATGAGAGCGCGGTGACTGGCCTCAGCCTCCATGCCACTGGCGACTATCTCCTGAGCTCCTCTGATGACCAG TATTGGGCCTTCTCGGACATCCAGACTGGCCGTGTGCTCACCAAGGTGACAGATGAGACCTCTGGCTGCT CTCTCACCTGTGCGCAGTTCCACCCGGACGGACTCATTTTTGGAACAGGAACTATGGATTCTCAGATCAAGATCTGGGACTTGAAG GAGCGCACCAACGTGGCCAACTTCCCAGGCCACTCAGGCCCCATCACCAGCATTGCCTTCTCGGAGAACGGCTACTACCTGGCCACGGCAGCTGATGATTCATCCGTCAAGCTCTGGGATCTGCGCAAGCTGAAGAACTTCAAGACGCTGCAACTGGACAACAACTTTGAG GTGAAGTCACTGATCTTTGACCAGAGCGGCACCTACCTGGCCCTGGGGGGCACAGATGTCCAGATATACATCTGCAAACAGTGGACTGAGCTCCTCCACTTCACAG AGCATAGCGGCCTGACCACAGGGGTGGCCTTTGGCCACCACGCCAAGTTCATCGCGTCAACAGGCATGGACAGGAGCCTCAAGTTCTACAGCCTGTAG